The sequence CGCGATTGGTGAATCGTTGGGTGCGGCGGCTCTACGTATTGCCGGCGGTATTTTTACGAAGATCGCCGACATTGGCGCCGATCTCATGAAGATCGTCTTCAAAATCGAAGAGGACGATGCCCGCAACCCCGGCGTGATCGCCGACTGCACGGGCGACAACGCAGGTGACTCGGTCGGTCCGACCGCTGACGGCTTTGAAACGTATGGTGTGACGGGCGTCGCGTTGATCGTGTTCATCATGCTGGCGATCACACCGCATTTCCTGCCGCAAGGCGTTACCATGAAAAGCGCCACGACCGAACAGCTCGCGGCCGCACAGACCCAGGCCGCTCCAATTCAAGTCAAGTTGCTCGTTTGGATTTTCGTAATGCGTGTATTGATGGTCGTCACGAGCATTGTGGCGTACTTCATCAACGATCGTGGTGCGCGCGCGAAATACGAGCAAGCCGATGAAATGGATTTTGAAAAGCCGCTAACGACCCTGGTTTGGATGACATCGATCATCTCCGTGGTCATGACCTACATCGCCTCGGTGTTATTGATTCGCGATTTGGGCGATGGCAGCATGTGGTGGAAATTGGCGACGATCATCACGTGCGGCACTCTTGCCGGGGCAATCATTCCGGAGTTAGTGAAGATTTTCACCTCAACGAATTCCAGGCACGTGAAGGAGGTCGTCGCGTCATCGCGTGAAGGCGGGGCGTCGCTCAACATCCTTTCTGGTCTTGTCGCCGGCAACTTTAGCGCGTTCTGGATGGGTTTGACGATTGTGGGGTTGATGGGTGTCGCCTACGGCGTGAGCGCCTTCGGCGGCATGGATCAACTGATGCTCGCTCCCGCAGTGTTCGCGTTCGGTTTGGTGGCGTTCGGCTTTCTGGGAATGGGCCCCGTGACGATTGCTGTCGATTCCTATGGCCCCGTTGCCGACAATGCACAATCCATCTTCGAGCTGTCAACCATTGCCAGCCAGCCGAATGCTGCTCGCGAAATCAAGGATGAATTTGGGTTTACGCCCGATTTCGAGCGAGGAAAACACCTTCTCGAAGACAATGACGGCGCGGGCAACACATTTAAGGCCACGGCCAAGCCGGTACTGATCGGTACAGCCGTAGTCGGCGCAACGACGTTGATCTTTTCGATCATCATGATGCTCACGGATGGTCTGACCGATGAAGCGGCAAAGGTAAACCTGTCGCTCTTGTACCCGCCGTTTGTGCTGGGGCTGATCACGGGCGGCGCCGTGATCTATTGGTTTACCGGGGCTTCGATTCAAGCCGTGGTAACCGGTGCCTATCGGGCGGTGGAGTTCATCAAGTCGAACATACGTCTTGATAGCGGCGCCAAGAGCGCTTCGATCGAAGATAGCAAGCGAGTTGTGGCGATTTGCACACAATATGCCCAACGGGGCATGTTCAACATTTTCATGGCTGTGTTCTTTATCACGCTCGCTTTTGCGTGTCTCAACGAATTCTTCTTTATTGGTTACCTCATTTCGATCGCCATTTTCGGCTTGTATCAGGCCATTTTCATGGCCAATGCCGGCGGTGCATGGGATAACGCCAAGAAGATCGTGGAGGTGAACCTGCGGGAGAAGGGCACAGCTCTCCACGCTGCCACCGTGGTTGGCGATACGGTCGGCGATCCGTTCAAAGACACGTCGTCGGTGGCGCTCAATC is a genomic window of Pirellulales bacterium containing:
- a CDS encoding sodium-translocating pyrophosphatase gives rise to the protein MKRSILQAGAAALLVLVGVSSAMASEADLVLPDVGSVSFLGMSGRALLVGGLIVSLVGMAFGLMTFVKLRNLPVHRSMRDVSELIYATCKTYLLTQGKFILLLELFIGAVMVIYFGWLRDLSADRVITIVAFSLVGIAGSYGVAWFGIRINTYANSRAAFASLTGKPFPVYAIPLQAGISIGTLLISVELAIMLAILLFVPGEYAGPCFIGFAIGESLGAAALRIAGGIFTKIADIGADLMKIVFKIEEDDARNPGVIADCTGDNAGDSVGPTADGFETYGVTGVALIVFIMLAITPHFLPQGVTMKSATTEQLAAAQTQAAPIQVKLLVWIFVMRVLMVVTSIVAYFINDRGARAKYEQADEMDFEKPLTTLVWMTSIISVVMTYIASVLLIRDLGDGSMWWKLATIITCGTLAGAIIPELVKIFTSTNSRHVKEVVASSREGGASLNILSGLVAGNFSAFWMGLTIVGLMGVAYGVSAFGGMDQLMLAPAVFAFGLVAFGFLGMGPVTIAVDSYGPVADNAQSIFELSTIASQPNAAREIKDEFGFTPDFERGKHLLEDNDGAGNTFKATAKPVLIGTAVVGATTLIFSIIMMLTDGLTDEAAKVNLSLLYPPFVLGLITGGAVIYWFTGASIQAVVTGAYRAVEFIKSNIRLDSGAKSASIEDSKRVVAICTQYAQRGMFNIFMAVFFITLAFACLNEFFFIGYLISIAIFGLYQAIFMANAGGAWDNAKKIVEVNLREKGTALHAATVVGDTVGDPFKDTSSVALNPIIKFTTLFGLLAVELAIEISPTWRLVWAAVLFLVAVSFVYRSFYGMRIGDDAAAA